The Myripristis murdjan chromosome 6, fMyrMur1.1, whole genome shotgun sequence sequence TATGTCTATAGTGGGTAAATGTATACAAAATTCTCGAGGATGTTTACAGACTGGCAAGCCCACCTGGTTGTTGCAGCTGTTTTCTATCCTTCTGGTATGGGTCAGAGTGACGGAGCTGCGCACCATAAGCAGCAGGTCTTGCAGACTGTAGAGCTTGTAGAGCAGGTTGCCCTCCTTTGGTGCTTCATAGTCTTGTTCGTCCTCCGCACTTGCCTGCAGCTCCTGCGAAAGAATTCCTGAGAGGTGTTGAACATATGTTAATGCAGAATATGGCTTTTGTAATTCAACATTTGTCACCTCACATCTTAAATCCACAGAATGATGACCACACTAACTTTTCTGTTCCACTGTACTGGAGTTGGCCGCTGATGTAGGTTCATGGTGAGGAGCGGCATAGATCTCTCCACTTTGGTTCTGGTTGCTCTCTAGATATGAGGACACACAGGGCTTGACCAGGGATGTTGGATGGGAATGAATCGAGGATCCAACTGCTTGTGGGGGTGAGATGGACTCCGGAGGTGGGGCAGAGCATTTGGCTGGGTCTCTGGCAGGATTGAGCATGACTGTCTGCATATGAAGGATCTGTCCCAGCTGGTCACCAGGTAACTTGGCTCTTTTGGATATCCGTCTATGCCCATTACCTTTGTGGGGGGAAGGTGACTGCTGACTTTCAGGTATAGAAGAGGGGATACCTGGGGTGTCCAGGGTGGTGCTAGCCTTGTGTTTCATTGTAGCTGTTGCATCTGGAGACATGGCATCATCAATGACCAGCCTGTCATCTTCTGAGTCTCCTATAGAAGGTTGCTCTTCTTCACATTTCTGGTCAGAGTCCTGTCTAGTCTGCTTGTTCTTTGGTACACTGACCTTGCTAAAACCTGGCCGAGCTGAGTGCTCTTTTATGGAATCAGCCTTGTCTGTCAACGATGTATTCACCTCCTCTTGTAAGCTGCTGCTTGTCTGTTTAGCAGCAAGACGCCTGCTGGACCTTGTGTTCTTACTTGCTGCTATGGGACTTCCAGCTTTCTCACTCTGCTCATTCTCAATATTTAGCTTCTTGGATGTTTTAACAGTTGTTGTCTCTCCAAATGTTTCCAAGTCAGTCAGGTCTACTTCAAAGTCAAGACCACTGCTTTCAAAAGACACCAAACTTCTCTTAGAGTGGTcctgtaaaaaataatataaaatcagCCTTCTGACTGAATGAGGTGTCTGTCAGTGAACTTACATTATGTGTCTACATACCAGGGGAACTTGTTTCTCAGCGACAGGAACCTCTGTCATCAAGTGGAATACTTCTTTAACGCCAGTCTTAATGATGGAGAGCTTCAGACTCTCCTCGTGGTAAATATGACTcctttctctcactgtcacCTCCGTCTTCAACAGTGGAGAGTCTATGTACACAGTCTTCCTCTGACTACTGCCTGGGATTGagacacataaaaacagagacaatgaGAAACAATACCACCATGTGGCGATTCAATGTCAACACATGCCAATGTTCCAAGAAACTGAGAGACATCACTTTTTTACAACTGTGACTAAAAATGTCTCCACACCGAACACAAAATCAGATGGCTCTTTCCAATGCAAAATGTTTGTACGCACTGCCAATCTGAACACTCTCTGGGCAGTATATGCACAATTACTATTCTTAGGTGCAATGGTTGCTGCACATGCCCTTTTTCAGTTTCTAAACTTGACAATGACTAGGATCATCATCACTCCACAACAAGAAGCAGCTTTTCAATGCTGTTAACCAATCTTCAAACTGCATGTGTACATTATTCTACAGTTTAACTATTTTCTTTCTATTGGAAAGAAAAGTACCATCACAAAACAAGCTGTAACAAGCACACAATGACTATGGTGTTAATACtacagtgtttattttgatgATATGGTTGTTGTATGTAGACTGCAAACACAACTGCACTTGTGGTATTGGATATCAATGTGGCCActggtttttacattttttggtaCTTTTTGTGACTGATTCATTATCCAGATTCAAAGCATATGGATGCATTTACATTtggatttttaatgtttaaaaatatgaacGTGGATATGAGCCATATTCCCAAGGTATGTATTTTAATGCCAGGTTTCAATGTATATGTTCTTATGTAACTTGTACTGACTGGAAAGGAAACTGAGTTGGTCCTATTTAGACTGGACTGTACCAATGAACTGATCTGTACCAATGTGAGCATACTGTACCTTTTCCTTGGCTTAATTTTACCCAAACAGGCATTTCCCATGGGTCTGGGAATTCAGGACCATGGTTGTCCAACAGCTTGACCATGGCATCTCGAGTTAGACATACATGAGGCTCGTAACGAGCGCACAGCTTCTCAGCATTACTGTCACTGCTGATTGTCTGTAGAGGGAGACAAGATCATGGAAACTAGGCAGTGTACACCATGAAATGGTTGCATCTATTACACATCTATAAATCACTCAGACAAATGCTTGCTTGTCTATAATTAACTTGATTTTGACAGTACTACAGCATTCTGCCGTATTCCGGCAGAATGCTATAATGTTTAAGTAAGACTTCAACACCCTCTGGTGTCTTTCTGTGAAAATTGCAAGAGCTGAAATAGAATTACAATAGACCTCAGGTCATGAATCCCATTCTGACTGTAAAACATCTTTGTGACTTTATTGGAgtaattaaaaaagagagacaattgCTTACAGCGTGCTTGTCCTTAGCTTTCTTTGCTGGAGGATACTGTGATGAAACACTCTGATAATCCGATGCAAGCTGTGCATCAGCAGGCACTATCTTATGGTCTGTAATATCCACATTGCCCTGGAGAAATAAAGGGCGCAAATATGGAAATAGAGGAAGTGAATCAACACCATGAGACAAACTTTGCATTTCAACACTTGAGAGTTGAAAAGTTACATAAAATTGAACAATGCTATTGCAAAACAGTCAAAGCATATGCTGTAGGTGACAACCATGCAATAGTAGGCCTATAACAGCTACTGTGTTGTCGTAGCACAAATGCACATTACCATGATCAGAAGCTGCTTTTCAAAGGTCAGATTGAGTCCTGGGTTAAATGTTCCTCCTGTCAAACTGGTCATCTCACTGATCTGGTACAGCTGTGGAAAGTCTGTTCTCAAACACTCCAAGCAGCTCCTGAAGAAatcctgaaaaacaaatcaggGCTTTCTGTGTTGGGAGCACACCTCAATCACAGTAACTGGAGTGAGGGCATAGACTCTGTAGTATCAATACCTCTGAGTATTGCATGGCTCCCTGTGATATGTAGCTGTAATCGTGAGCACACATTCTGGACACATCATGCAGGTACCTCATGAACTGCATCACTTCATTGTTCAATCGCACTTTCAACTTCTGCAATGTAAGAACAGATTACTGCAGCACAGTAATGCAACAAGGGTGAAAGGCAGTATTAAACCAATTATTGAGAATAAAAGGTATGTACCTCCGGAGGATTCCTGGGTTTTTTACTTGTCAGGATGCCAAGATATGTCTTTTGTTCTCTGCTTGACAGACTGGACACACAGGGGAAGGGCAATCTGGGTTCAGGATAAGCATCATCAAGCTCATTTTTAGCCGCCTTGGGTTTCACTTCTgatttcttggtgtccttgcagTCTTCTGCAGTCTCGACAGTATCATCTGCATCAGAGGGTTCACCACTATCACAGCTATCCCAGGTACTCTCTTCCTCTTTAATGCAACTGCTGTCTTTAACCGGTTCAGCACCCACTGCAGAAGGTCTGGGGGAGTTTGCGTCTCCAGCCAGAAACTGCTGTTTCACATCAACGTTCACTGTCGGACTTCTGAAAAAATGGTAGGGGAAAAGTACAATATGAAAGCTCAACAAATGCTCACTAGCCTTTCATGGCACAATGAAAGTGCATTTGAATTCAAGTATTTTGCTTATGTTTTACTGTACCTGTTTAAGAAGGCCCACAGTTCTTGAATACTGGGTGAAAGCGAATATTTGTCATAGTTATCTCTTGTAAAGAACGGTGATTCAGTGACTGGAGGGTCCTCCCttaaaattaaagggaaaaGGGTAAAATCATAATCAATATATCACTCATCCTAATTTCTATGcggtgcatttttgtttttgtagagTGACCCTTCTGATTGCCAAGCTACAAAGGCTGCTACTATTCTGCAGTCATCATTGCTTACGCAGGGCATCGTGGTCAGTAGTGTTTTACTGGGCTTAATGGATGTAGAAATTGTGCCTACACTGTATGATTTAAAACTTTCCATCCTTTATTATTGAGAAATTAATGCACTGTTACACCCTTCTCACGATCCACTGGTCTCTATGCTGAGACtcataatttgaaattaactGGTCTGCGACATAAACCCAGGATCCTAATATCAAATATAGTGGAGGCTTACCGTTTATAATACAGCCAAGTAACATGATATTACGGCAATGTTTGAGAgttgttttgttaaatttcaGCATTGCTCAGCATAGTTAAAGTCATAGAATTATCAATATATGCAATTTGAAGCATAGATAAAATGCTATTTAAATGCTAATGGTGGCATCAAGTGACAATCTGTGTACGACCTTTCGCTGTTGCTTTTATCAGAAATTTGAGTTACAAATGcagcgcttttattttgaaaataatattttaaaaaaacattccgGTCGTCCGCTACCTCTCGCCTGTGACTAACGTGAAAAGTTAATAAGCAAACATCTTTTTCTCGCTCACTGATTTTATTAACTCAAACGCAAGCTTGTCATTGTTTATAATGTAATACCGAAAAGCACATGAGGAAAATATTTCCTGTCAGGTTACGTGTAATTTATCCTACTTTTAGGTAAATATCTGAAGTTAGCTTAAACCAGCTGCCAGTATCAACGGCCGTTAGCAAATTTAAACGAGCTAACACGCTAGTTGGCTGCCTGCCTTTACACAAGTTAGTTGTATATCATCTAATCACAGCTCTACAAGTGTGCAGGGACATTTTTTACTTGCCATTCCAGCTCCATTACTGGCGCTGTGTTAAGTTACCAGGACGATAAGCGACAACGTTTGACGTGCGGctgtctccttcttcttcttgtagCATTAGTATGAGGCAGCCTAGATACCCTTAACTCTGTGCTGCCTCCCTCCGGAAGTTGGCgtcataaaaatatatatttattttcaattccttttttttttctttttctttttctttttcatttcttttttctttcttttttgacgtatgatttttgtgtttccttCACATGCATTAAGCACTACACTTATCCCTCAAATTTAAGTGCACTTATCCAATAGATTCATTAGAccatacacaaaaataaataaacaaataaataaataaaagggaaCCCACAATAGAACAAACTGGTTGATATTCATTTACAATCAACAATGAGAATgaaatgatataaaaatacatacaaaatactagaaaaaaaaaaaaaaagaaaaccatacaAAATTAGATCAATAAATGGACAAAGGATTTGAGAGGAAAGGAGATCAGACTTATCTTAGTTTAGGTGTTGGCGatctgtgagaaaaaaagggTCACATATTTCTGTGAAGATACCTATTTTCCTATTCCTATTATGTTGTATATCGAACATTCAAATGATGCAGCTTCAGACAGGGCGGTAAACCACTCTGAATTGGCAAGGTTCTTCTCATTCATCCAGTGCTTTAGTATGACCTTTGCAGTTGTATTAAGTGCAGCCTTGAGCCAGTGAGCCTTTTTACTTTGCATTCccccattttcttttaaatagtTCAGAAAACATAAAGCAGGGGTAAGGTCAACATTAGTACCCAAGCTGTCACAGATCTTTTTCATGAGCCtctgccaataaaaaaaaaaaaaaaagaaagctagggcaattgaaaaatgtttgaatgaCTCACTCCTGTCCTGTTTATCCTGTGTCCAGTAGAGTCTGTTGAATTTTGTTGAGCTGAATCAGTTTAGACCTGGCATCTCTCACTGGAGGCAGCATCTCCCCCACTAATTTATTCCACTCATTATGTTGGACCGTTACCCCTAAGTCCCTCTCCCACATGGTTCCCGGACGTGTAGTGGTGCAACTCCATCAGCAAGGTAGCTGTAGATTAGACTTGTCAAGCGAGGAAGTCCACTGAAAGAGTCTAATTTGGAGTCTGGGTAGATTAGGAGACTGAGTCGGCAGCCCAGAGCCTGTTGGAGCTGCCCTAGACAAAACAGTCTCTAAGCTTTAAGAAACTCCAAGAAGTCTTGTCTCTGCAAATCATAAAGATCTTTCAATTCGCCAAAAGCCCTTCAGGTGTTGTTATGATAGAAGCATTCGATATGCTAGACTGCCTTTGCAGTTTTGACTTTGACTGGCGCTCTGCTAATAACATTAGCCTTGAGCAGGTCTCCATCCACAACTATTCTATCCCTgaaacaatattttcatttgttctctATATGTTacttccatatatatatatatatatatatatatatatatatatatatatgtagacaCACATATGAATATTACATGCTGCAAAGTCTCCATCACCTCAAATTCCTCACGTTTCCTCATCTTTCCCCACCACAACCATAGGCCTAGATATTATAATATCAACCTCTTTACCCACATGAATTTAACTTCCTTTTCTAATATGAGGTTGAATGGAAAAGTGCTGTTTTCCCGTGACATCTTCCTCCCACTCTATCCGCCACTGCCTGGTACTTCCCACCTTCAATTGCACTACTACTTTAATTTTGGCTGAAGAAAACCTTGACATCAATGCTTCCTCCTGTCAAAGGAGACTTAGCTGCTCTATATGCTGCCTCGTTCCCTTCCATCTCTCCGCAGGAACTCCATCACTGTCTATCCAACTTGTGCAACTGAGGCAAAATCGGGAACAGTTATTCTAAACCCAGGCCGTGCACTCACAGGTACTTTAGACCCGTATCTGTATCTCCAGATAGGACACCCATTTCTGTACCCATGTCTCCCCATGTTGGATCTCCTGTGGCTTTAGGCCTTAATGCATCCATGCTCGTATCAACATCTGGCTCGGGTATTGACTGCCAGGGAACATGCCATGTCGTTTaatcatctctgtctctctctttaaacCCTCAGAAAACAAGGCAGCTTTGTGAAACACAGGACACATGAACCTCCAAACCCTCCCAACTCAAAACAGCAGGATTCATTCTCAATTGCTGGTAAAATGAAGACACCTTTATATATTATGTGATGGCACAGGAtacctatgaaaaaaaaatcattcaaaattcACACAGATTGATCCACAACTTTATCACAACGCGGTTCATAATGATTTATCAGAGTAGCCGTGGCACTGCAGGGAAATGAGActagatgaaactttaatgatacCCGTGGGGAAATTGGATCATTCATTaaaattatatacatttttcacCCAAAGCTGGAAACAACAGAGCGAAGAACCTGTTAACTAGATGTAGAATTTGCAGCTACTTGTGTCGTAAAttggaggggaggaaaaacGCTACAAGTGACAGCGAGAGCATCCAGAGGGATTCTTTGCTTTAGTGAGCAGCTCCAGCTTTCAAATCTTCGTATCGCCACAAGGTTTCAGTGGcagttttgtttcttgtgtttgctGGCAACAGGATAGAGTTGTTCATGTTAACATGTGTGAATTGTGCTGTCCTAGATTAAATGAACGAGATCTGGAACTGAGTGGTATTTCCTTTTAAGGCAGTTCTGATGATGTGTCATACATACAGGAGCCTGGGTTTAGCCTCATGAAGTCCTTTGGATGAAATCATAGTGTACAGTTTTGTTAGTGGTGGACATTATTTggtttttattatgtatttatgaatCTTTTTAAGGAATTTTACTGAGATGAAATGGTCAAACACCAATTAGGAGAGTTAATGAAATTAGTGCAGGTCAAAAATATGTAATTGgattaattttattaaaaaaagagagcagacaATGGAGAGACAGTCAGGAAATAAAAGCCCATTACAAGCGGTAAATTTTATTATGGGATAACAGCACATAAAGCACATCTAAAATCGATGTGTCCAATGCACTTTTAATAAAGGTAATATTAAAGGTACAGTTTCTAAGTACAATATAACAACATTCATATTAGAATGAAAAGTATTTAAAAGACAACattaaatttcttatttttctttacagctgtatttacaaaatgaatcaaaatacttattttcatatttaagaATCAGACAAGAAGGAGCAAAACTACGTTTGTGAATAGACTACCTGCTAAAGAGAGTTCAAAAGAGCTGGATAAAAAGGTACATGATCATCTGTCCCCATTTTTAACATCAGTAGCAAACATGTGACTTAGAAATTTGTGACAACCACACACTAGTTTCGGCTTTCCCATAGTTTGTACTGcttttgcatggaaaaaaaaacattccaccCCCTACTCCACCCACCCTTCATCTGAAGTTCTCCCAACCCATTGAGCTCACATTAAACACATAACATTAAAGAAATCCAGATGTGTTGTATGCTTCttttacaaacacatacaaatacttGATATACAATGCATTAGTAAATCTTCTGTTCttagtgaaataaaaaaagttggtataaaacaaacagaaaatgaattaatgtggattgcctgtttttttgttttgttttgtttttttgctttttttttttttgtttttttttgcttttttttgttttacttttccaAAAACGTTGTGCAGGTGAACCTTTATGCATTATCATCAGCAAGAATTTATTCGATCATTCCGGATCCACATGAGACAAACTTCCCAGTTACGCTTCTCAAACAGGGCACGGGTGAGGGGTGACGTGTACGCTTTAAAGAGACTGTCTATACATTGAAAACCCTTTTGAAATGGCGTAGCAACCCACATGAAAATGATTAAACGACTTAAAGAAAAGAGTCTGAAGCATGTGACAGTGAGAATTCATCCTCatgtacaaaatacattttcattgaaGTACATgtttggaaaaacacacacaaaaaaagaagaagaaagaaagaaagaaaggaaaagaagacaATCAAACCATGTATGCATCTTGTAACACCGAGAGGCACTCAGTGTGATACATTGTGTATTATTGCAAGCATATTCTGACTGATATTTGCTACAGAGTGGAGAGAAAAGGTCAACTTTGTCCTCAAATGGCAATCCtttcatgtacatttttttttaataacactTAAAGTGGTGCAAAGGGTTTATGCCACTGGCCTGAAGAAACCACTGCTTCAGGATAAGTCTAAACGGGGAATAAAGAATGCATACCGAGGCTCTGTTTAATCCAAGCACCACTTCCCTGCATCAGGTGAAGAACTATGCAGACACGAGAGGTAAATATTTAGTATCTCAAAACCTGACAAACTATAGCCTCAGtgagtggttttttttttacaatcagaacaaagaaaaacaaaaccaaaaacaaaacaatactgctgtttcagtttgaatattATCATTTTTCCGCAAACCAGAAAAGCAACCTTAAATAGCCTGTTAATTAGCAGATACTAGCTTTGCTATAAGTCAGAAGGAAATAAGCGCCTTATCCCAAGACTAGCACACTGATACAGGTACTGGCTGGGTAATTTTACCACTATcataatcattatcattattatttattgagtCCTAATATCAATAATACATCAATatgcaatgaaatgaatggactAATAGGGTGGCCAGGCCTAGGAATCAATACTTTGTTCACAAAATTAACTTACCTAGCACCACACATCAGggcaacacaaaataaatgtcgGCACACCCTATTTCTATCAAACTAATCCTAAAGGAGGGAAGCAAACTAGAAACAGAGTTATCGTACAATATGATGTAAttgataaacagataaatatttTCACTGGGTAGGCCTTAGTAGCAGTATTTTCCTCTTACCTATACAGACAGAAGTTACAAAGCTACCTTTATACATGTGATcaataataacattaaatatGGTGGATAAACAGCcgagaatgagggagagagagagggagagagagagagagagagagagagagagtgagaaaaataaCATATTCAGCATACAGGCCATGTCAAGTTCTTAGTTCTCCACCCGGGAACAGAACTGGTCAAATATACAgatgaaacataaaaacatccaggaaatcagcacaaaataaaacaaaccaaaagtgATAAATAAGAGGTGTATTTACATGCAGATGTTCAAAGCCtatatgcacaaaaaaaaaaaaaaaaaaaaaaaaatcaaaaaaaaaaatacacgaCATATATTATTGCTTGACATTCGATTATGgctaaaagtttgtttttcatttttttttaaactatattcttaaatgtatttttaatcatAAATCCTTATCAGCTGTGCTTTGGAAAATGAGTTCTgttaaaaatgtgatgaaactgACTCATAATTCTGGGTAACACACCAACACTCCGGTACATGTAACTTTTTAAGCGTGACATAACACTAATCTTCACAATTAATGGCCAAGAACACTCATCTTCACAATTTACAGTCCAGAATGAACAATTGGCTTCCGGGTTAGGCTGTGGCCAAGCGGTCCAAAACAGTAGAGAAGTGTGTGTTTCGCTGCAAAGTTAAGTCAATGTTGCTTCACAGTATTCTCCAGACCTATGAATTGTTGAAGGCATTATGTCATGCTTTTAAAACCTACACCTATTATGGATGGTTCAAGCTCAGCATttccaaaaccttttttttttttttaatccaaacaaaATCAAGACCTATAGACTCCTCATCCACATAACCCTGTTCTTCTGTAATTATTAAAGCCTTGTCTggggtttattttattcagacaCTGTgagaacaaacacatacacgcacacacactattgctttttacacacagacaacagagcagagacagaaggaCCAATACATTTCACTGTATATACATTGATTGAATAGCACACTTAGCATCAATCCCTTACtaaacgtgggattatctcaagtGAGAATATACAGAAGGACATCTCTTTACAGGCCTGTCTAAAGGAGCAGTTTATAGAAAGATACAAGTATCCATGTGTCTGTTGATGATCATCTGCTGCTATCCTGCCAATATCGCAACCATACCATGAGAAATACATAATGTGATGAACACAGAGTGATGGGGTTTTATTACTTATTGTTCTAGgctgagagtaaaaaaaaaaaaaaaaaaaaaaaaaaaaaaaaaaaaaaaaaagagtcatggGTGCAGACTCAGTTGTATGAATAAAGTCAAATGAAAAGGATGGCGACTGCGCTATAGTGGCTACTCTTCAGAGACCCGTAATTGTAACACAAGGCTATTGCTTGTCTTATATTGTAGAGCACATTACAAGAAAACTCAACCTTTCGATTTGaatgaaacagattttttcagcgtgtgaaagagagaaaccCATTTGCTCGTGGGTGGTAGACTTCACTTGATATGATTTATCACAAAATCTTGAGTTGATTTATGTTACAGCCTAATGAAGCATCCTAAACACGACAACTGAATGATTTTTCAAGACACAAATCAACTCCCTGTAGGTGAATGACACGAAATCAGCCAGTCTCCCTCTGAGTCTGCCTTCCTTAACCATTGTTTAGACAGTAAGCGCTGCTCTGCACGTTCAGTGCGCCACGCCAGAAAAGTTCAGCCGCCTCCTGTTATGAATCGAGAACTGTCAAGAGATTATGAAGAGCTCGTAAATTCACGGAAAAAAGAGCACATCATATGCTCCGCAACTGTCCAGAGGAAAGAGAGCTGCTTCTTCGGTCTACCTGTTACCTCCCTGAGCGTTCACATCTCatcctcttctctgctcttgCTGGGCCGCAGGGCCGCTCAACCTGGATTGTCTAGCAGTGTTCCAGACTGGGTTTCTTTTGCTGGGAGACTGAGGTTTACTAGTCATAGAGGGCTTGTGCATATCCAAATAGCAttggattacaacagagattaTTACTTAGGTACAGCATATCTACTACAACCCAAACACAACAGATCTAGTATTGCATAAGAATATTTGGTTTTTCTAACAAAGAGGGTTATTTCAAAGTTGACCCTGATGACACCATTTGAatccaaacagattttttttttcttgtgacaaGAAtatgctgtgtattgataaaacGGTGTGTTTCGAAAAAGTAATGAGTTTTGTGtgttgctgatttttttgtttgtttgtttttttgttttttgttttttttttttatacaaatgtgattttcttGAACTTGACCACAGGGGCGTAGTGATCTTTCAGTGGCTGAAGACCCCTTTAGGACATTGATAATGTACAACTCTGAACAACTCAGTGATGAATTTCAAATGTTAATCTCAACTAGTTCTCATGGAACATCCCTGAACGAAAACATGAACTAAACTTAATGAGGACTAAGAGTACAACAAATGTCCTCTCAAACAGAAAGCGCAAAAGAAACTCTTCCCTGAGGGGTGACAGCACAAGACATTATGCCTTGTACAAATTGCACGGCAGAGGAATGATAGTgtgcaaacataaaaaaaaaaaaaaatatcaaagaaAACGACTGGATTCTATGTTAAGGTTGGTGACAGATGTGTTATCATGCTTTGATGGGTTTCTAAAGGGatatcactgtgtttttttttttcttcaaaagatATTTCTAGAAGCCGCTACTGAGATTGCTGGAATGTCTTAGCAATCCATTCTACATTATAGACAGGTAGACTGGAAAGCGGAAGCAACGACTACTGTTTGGCACATCCAGGGTTTTTTCTACCACTTTACTACCACACTGACAAGAAAGACACACTCAACAAAACAGaagcacaacaacaaagcaTTCTGAAAATAGCACTTGTCCTACCATTTTTATGTTTCTCCCCTAATCATACAAACAACAGCTAGTCTAATTATTGCGGGAATATAGTTAAGTGCTACCTgacatctttttctctctccctcgttctctTTCATGAGTTTATTAACCAAAACATGTTACAAAAATAGAAGCTTTACTACCAGACAAGGCTTTGAATATTCACTTTCCCTTCACTGTTTCTTTTGTGT is a genomic window containing:
- the ice2 gene encoding little elongation complex subunit 2 isoform X2, which translates into the protein MELEWQDPPVTESPFFTRDNYDKYSLSPSIQELWAFLNRSPTVNVDVKQQFLAGDANSPRPSAVGAEPVKDSSCIKEEESTWDSCDSGEPSDADDTVETAEDCKDTKKSEVKPKAAKNELDDAYPEPRLPFPCVSSLSSREQKTYLGILTSKKPRNPPEKLKVRLNNEVMQFMRYLHDVSRMCAHDYSYISQGAMQYSEDFFRSCLECLRTDFPQLYQISEMTSLTGGTFNPGLNLTFEKQLLIMGNVDITDHKIVPADAQLASDYQSVSSQYPPAKKAKDKHATISSDSNAEKLCARYEPHVCLTRDAMVKLLDNHGPEFPDPWEMPVWVKLSQGKGSSQRKTVYIDSPLLKTEVTVRERSHIYHEESLKLSIIKTGVKEVFHLMTEVPVAEKQVPLDHSKRSLVSFESSGLDFEVDLTDLETFGETTTVKTSKKLNIENEQSEKAGSPIAASKNTRSSRRLAAKQTSSSLQEEVNTSLTDKADSIKEHSARPGFSKVSVPKNKQTRQDSDQKCEEEQPSIGDSEDDRLVIDDAMSPDATATMKHKASTTLDTPGIPSSIPESQQSPSPHKGNGHRRISKRAKLPGDQLGQILHMQTVMLNPARDPAKCSAPPPESISPPQAVGSSIHSHPTSLVKPCVSSYLESNQNQSGEIYAAPHHEPTSAANSSTVEQKRILSQELQASAEDEQDYEAPKEGNLLYKLYSLQDLLLMVRSSVTLTHTRRIENSCNNQHVPVHVLPKLEYQLCYGVECLSRSEACQLWAETLLHSSTVSYIAHINAHTSKVALLRKLPEDWKQNISCEFKPAKSLNILHHLLKKISGLEEGRYLIAHKAGEPFVTILKTVDGKVSRGAYSLQQAHSTVPQPPASGLIPWLTVDPAVVLPFHKKHGRVPCTFPPSDFLQTEKDNHGAKRAKQSNTNVNAGGKKKKGKRAARRNKWMKKTIQKSVQNPTQ